The following are encoded in a window of Lactobacillus acidophilus genomic DNA:
- a CDS encoding hydrolase: MNIDAVVEFTKKHLKDEKTGHDFYHGQRVANLASKMYLEDHPDAHADSRMVAIIKSGGYLHDTIDEKVCDNPDKVIAEIKELLPEVGFTDLEVWDILFTIQHMSFSANIEHHYHLPLSGQYVQDADRLESLGAMGIARAFTYGGKHGNKIYDPEIKPEKLVSHDQYRNHVETTINHFYEKLFHLADTMNTPAMKKEANRRTEYMHNFVQEFMNEWNV, encoded by the coding sequence ATGAATATTGATGCAGTTGTTGAATTTACCAAAAAACATTTAAAAGATGAAAAAACTGGTCATGACTTTTATCATGGTCAGCGTGTCGCAAATCTGGCTAGCAAGATGTATCTCGAAGATCATCCAGATGCACATGCAGATAGTCGGATGGTTGCAATTATTAAAAGTGGTGGATATTTACACGACACAATTGATGAAAAAGTCTGTGACAATCCAGATAAAGTAATTGCTGAAATAAAGGAATTACTTCCTGAAGTTGGATTTACTGATTTAGAAGTTTGGGATATTTTGTTTACTATTCAGCACATGTCTTTTTCGGCTAATATTGAGCATCATTATCATTTGCCTCTTTCAGGACAATATGTGCAAGATGCCGATCGGTTAGAAAGCTTAGGTGCTATGGGAATTGCCCGTGCGTTTACTTATGGCGGCAAGCATGGCAATAAGATTTATGATCCAGAAATTAAACCGGAGAAGTTGGTTAGTCATGATCAATATCGTAATCATGTTGAGACAACGATTAATCACTTTTATGAGAAGCTTTTTCATTTAGCTGATACAATGAATACGCCTGCAATGAAAAAAGAAGCTAATCGTCGAACAGAATATATGCATAATTTCGTTCAAGAGTTCATGAATGAATGGAATGTATGA
- the tyrS gene encoding tyrosine--tRNA ligase yields the protein MAKFDILEDLKWRGAINQETDEEGLRKYLAEHDDLALYCGTDPTGDSLHIGHLIPFMILKRFQMAGYHPVILIGGGTGAIGDPSGRTTERVLQTAEQVKHNEESLTNQMKKLFGTENFEIRNNAEWLGKINLIDFLRDYGKYFQVNNMINKDVVASRLENGISFTEFTYQILQAIDFYHLNKDDGVQLQIGGGDQWGNITAGIDLIHKLEGSDRPAFGLTIPLMLKADGTKFGKSAGGAVWLDPEKTSPYEFYQFWINQDDRDVVKYLKYFTFLSHEEIEDLAEKTEKEPWKRAAQKKLAEEVTKFVHGEEGLKEAQMITDALFSGDIKNLSVTQIEQGLKNAPSAEAGSEKKNIVDFLVDTKIEPSKRQAREDVKNGAIYVNGDREQSVDFEVDPSSAFDGKYVIIRKGKRKYTLVTIK from the coding sequence ATGGCAAAATTTGATATTTTAGAAGACTTAAAATGGCGCGGCGCTATTAATCAAGAAACTGATGAAGAAGGTTTGAGAAAGTACTTAGCTGAACATGATGATTTAGCTCTTTACTGTGGTACTGACCCAACTGGTGATTCACTTCATATCGGTCACCTTATTCCATTCATGATTTTGAAGAGATTCCAAATGGCTGGTTACCATCCAGTAATCTTGATCGGTGGTGGTACTGGTGCTATTGGTGACCCATCAGGTCGTACAACTGAACGTGTTCTTCAAACTGCTGAACAAGTTAAGCATAACGAAGAAAGTTTAACTAACCAAATGAAGAAGTTATTTGGTACTGAAAACTTCGAAATTAGAAACAACGCAGAGTGGCTTGGTAAGATCAATTTGATCGACTTCTTACGTGATTACGGTAAGTACTTCCAAGTTAACAACATGATTAATAAGGATGTTGTTGCTAGTCGTCTTGAAAATGGTATTTCATTTACAGAATTTACTTACCAAATTTTACAAGCTATCGACTTCTACCATTTGAACAAGGATGATGGTGTTCAATTACAAATCGGTGGTGGTGACCAATGGGGTAACATTACTGCGGGTATCGACTTGATCCACAAGCTTGAAGGTTCAGATCGTCCTGCATTTGGATTAACTATCCCATTGATGCTTAAGGCAGATGGTACTAAGTTTGGTAAATCAGCTGGTGGTGCCGTATGGCTTGATCCAGAAAAGACTAGTCCTTACGAATTCTACCAATTCTGGATTAATCAAGATGACCGTGATGTTGTTAAGTATCTTAAGTACTTCACTTTCCTTAGTCACGAAGAAATTGAAGATTTGGCTGAAAAGACTGAAAAGGAACCTTGGAAGCGTGCAGCACAAAAGAAGCTTGCTGAAGAAGTTACTAAGTTTGTTCACGGCGAAGAAGGCTTGAAGGAAGCTCAAATGATTACTGATGCTTTATTCTCAGGTGATATTAAGAATTTGTCAGTAACACAGATCGAACAAGGTTTGAAGAATGCTCCAAGTGCTGAAGCAGGTAGTGAAAAGAAAAATATCGTTGATTTCTTGGTTGATACTAAGATCGAACCATCTAAGCGTCAAGCTCGTGAAGATGTAAAGAATGGTGCCATTTACGTTAATGGGGATCGTGAACAAAGCGTAGACTTTGAAGTTGATCCATCAAGTGCATTTGACGGTAAGTATGTAATTATCCGTAAGGGTAAGAGAAAGTACACACTTGTTACAATTAAATAA
- a CDS encoding fibronectin type III domain-containing protein: MKKIMTMALAGAAMLGISATTVQAGTYNPKNTTSFNINKSNYVAKGRIYKLRLPAAGRVVTNSDITLKNSMEWTCIPYGKDKNTYYLRKGTYYLTSSKNTNVKTAYTRLTKIRKNLETYVETKKNNDNSSLRAREIKVGQKIKAMGAMYDYDGIDYYRFTIDSPQMVTMKMTNAPIYQLGNGNIFSKMGITMFSDNNPVGDNTILYPETFSSKGNKSASQSWYLAKGTYYFSVSTRGLYNFQLTAVPDTRMVPADTEIESLKDTKDGVVASLRDALHAKTYELAWREKGSKFAPFSSSSNTTKVSTASATRYLKVNGHEIPVQIGRKLVNGQTYEFVARGVSNPNYIRYGNPETDNYFGAWTKIVEHTYYAPANGVPGAVELNAQADNTYHNIHVSWTKIDTAQSYRVAYRQKGTNKWYYEVTDQDSNAVTGITRNKTYELKLQALNGKEEGPWSTVKEVFLK, from the coding sequence ATGAAAAAAATAATGACAATGGCACTTGCTGGTGCTGCAATGTTGGGCATTTCTGCCACAACTGTGCAAGCTGGGACGTACAATCCAAAAAATACAACTAGTTTTAATATCAATAAAAGCAACTATGTAGCTAAAGGCAGAATTTATAAATTACGTTTGCCTGCAGCTGGTAGAGTGGTTACTAATAGTGATATTACATTAAAAAATAGTATGGAATGGACATGTATTCCTTATGGTAAAGATAAAAATACATATTACTTGCGTAAGGGTACATACTATTTGACTAGTTCAAAGAATACTAATGTGAAAACTGCTTATACTCGTTTGACTAAGATACGTAAGAACTTAGAAACTTATGTTGAAACTAAGAAGAATAACGACAACAGTAGTCTTAGAGCAAGAGAGATTAAAGTGGGTCAAAAGATTAAAGCGATGGGTGCAATGTATGATTACGACGGCATTGACTACTATCGCTTTACTATTGACTCACCACAAATGGTGACAATGAAGATGACTAATGCCCCGATTTATCAACTAGGAAATGGTAATATTTTCAGTAAGATGGGCATAACCATGTTTAGTGATAATAATCCTGTTGGTGATAATACTATACTTTATCCAGAGACTTTCAGTAGTAAAGGCAATAAATCTGCTAGTCAAAGCTGGTATTTAGCTAAAGGTACTTATTACTTTAGTGTAAGCACACGTGGGCTTTATAACTTCCAATTAACTGCAGTTCCTGATACTCGCATGGTGCCAGCAGATACTGAAATTGAATCTTTGAAAGATACTAAAGATGGAGTAGTTGCTAGCTTGAGGGATGCACTTCACGCTAAAACTTACGAACTTGCATGGCGCGAAAAAGGATCAAAATTTGCACCATTCAGCTCAAGTAGTAATACTACAAAAGTAAGTACGGCTTCTGCTACGCGTTATCTGAAAGTGAATGGTCATGAAATTCCAGTCCAAATTGGTAGAAAATTGGTTAATGGTCAAACTTATGAATTTGTTGCACGTGGTGTAAGTAATCCAAACTACATCAGATATGGTAATCCAGAAACAGATAATTACTTTGGTGCATGGACTAAGATTGTAGAACACACTTATTATGCTCCTGCTAATGGAGTTCCAGGCGCAGTTGAATTAAATGCTCAAGCTGATAATACTTATCACAATATTCACGTTTCTTGGACTAAGATTGATACTGCTCAAAGTTATCGTGTAGCATATCGTCAAAAAGGAACGAACAAGTGGTATTATGAAGTTACTGATCAAGATTCTAACGCAGTTACTGGCATTACTAGAAATAAAACTTATGAATTAAAGTTGCAAGCCTTAAACGGTAAAGAAGAAGGTCCATGGTCAACTGTAAAGGAAGTTTTCTTGAAATAG
- a CDS encoding C1 family peptidase — MKHKLTMAEIAKFQQEYEKQPRNRVAELAVVNNGVQKASFNNEGVRKLNRTFSIEIPTDNVTDQKQSGRCWLFAALNTLRHGFAKKQNAKNFTFSQNYLFFWDRVERANIFFDNILNTADKPLDDRTVHTYMQGPDTDGGQWAMAVSLIRKYGLVPTYAQDESFTANNTAAFNSALNMKLREDGLVLRKLYQEKKMDEIETKRQEFLSEVYRMAVIAFGEPVQKFDLEFKDDNGNYHFDGNLTPLDFFHNYFTDDLDDYIVLFNAPDHEFDKLYALPFEDNVEGGTPVQFLNTEIDNLKEAAIKQLEAGETIWFGCDVGKESDRQKGILSKGLYQTDLIFDIETKLNKKERLQTGASGSTHAMTLVGVDVVDGQPQQWKVENSWGSKVGEKGYFVMNDEWFNEYLFKVVVKKQYVPEKLIKIWEGEATPVEAWDSMA, encoded by the coding sequence ATGAAACACAAGCTGACAATGGCAGAAATTGCCAAATTTCAACAAGAATATGAGAAGCAACCTAGAAATCGTGTTGCTGAACTTGCAGTAGTGAATAATGGTGTACAAAAGGCCAGCTTTAATAATGAGGGGGTTAGAAAGCTAAATCGTACATTTTCTATTGAAATTCCCACAGATAATGTAACTGATCAAAAACAATCGGGTCGCTGCTGGTTATTTGCAGCATTGAATACGCTTCGCCATGGCTTTGCTAAAAAGCAAAATGCTAAGAATTTTACTTTTTCACAAAATTATCTATTCTTCTGGGATAGAGTAGAAAGAGCCAATATCTTCTTTGATAATATTTTAAATACTGCGGATAAGCCACTGGATGACAGAACGGTTCATACCTATATGCAAGGTCCTGATACTGATGGTGGTCAATGGGCTATGGCTGTTTCTTTAATTAGAAAGTATGGTTTAGTTCCAACATATGCACAAGATGAAAGCTTTACTGCTAACAATACAGCTGCGTTTAATAGCGCCTTAAATATGAAACTGCGTGAAGATGGTTTAGTATTGCGTAAACTTTATCAAGAAAAGAAAATGGATGAAATCGAAACTAAACGTCAAGAATTTTTGAGTGAAGTTTATAGAATGGCTGTTATTGCATTTGGTGAACCAGTTCAAAAATTTGATCTTGAATTTAAAGATGATAATGGCAATTATCATTTTGATGGGAATTTAACTCCATTAGACTTCTTCCACAATTATTTCACTGATGATCTAGATGATTACATTGTTTTGTTTAATGCACCTGATCATGAATTTGATAAGCTTTATGCTCTTCCATTTGAAGATAATGTTGAAGGCGGCACACCAGTACAATTTTTGAATACAGAAATTGATAATTTAAAAGAAGCGGCTATTAAGCAGCTTGAAGCTGGTGAAACTATTTGGTTTGGTTGTGATGTTGGTAAAGAGAGTGATCGTCAAAAAGGTATCTTGTCTAAGGGTCTTTACCAAACAGATTTAATTTTTGATATTGAAACTAAGTTAAATAAAAAAGAAAGATTACAAACTGGTGCTTCAGGCTCAACGCATGCCATGACTTTAGTGGGAGTTGACGTTGTAGACGGACAGCCTCAACAATGGAAGGTTGAAAATTCATGGGGCAGTAAGGTCGGTGAAAAGGGCTACTTTGTCATGAATGATGAGTGGTTTAATGAATACTTATTCAAGGTGGTTGTAAAAAAGCAATATGTACCAGAAAAATTAATTAAGATCTGGGAAGGCGAAGCAACACCAGTAGAAGCATGGGACTCAATGGCATAA